The window GGCTTTGGATTTAAGTCTACGATAGAGGAGCGATCTGAACACAAAAGTGCTAATTGAGACAACTTTAACAATCTCAACGTCTCGCTATAGTTGTACTACCATCACCGACCAGCCGTGTTGTGCTGCTGTAGAATATGACTACAAAGCATCGATATGCGTGCTACTCTTGCTATAAGAGCACCAACTTGAATGCCTATCGACCTCATACAAGATGTGaccaaagagaagagacataGGACTGAGCGGATTATAATCTTCAATTATGAACAAGGAAAATATGTTTTGTGCTATGTACAAGTGGTATCTCAGTGGCTCTACAGCCTATCATAACAtcaaagaaataaatatacaTCAGTCATTATCCTCCACATCCACCATATTTATGTCTACAAATACACACAGAGAGGACGGCGACTCTATAGAGCATAATTCTCCGTGTGCAAAAATATTTcctccagctcatcatcgcccCAAATTTCCGCTTGGAGTTTTGCCACCGAATTAGCGACACCGACTCTCATCCCCGGAGGACCACAGACAAAGACAGCGGTCCTTCGGCCAAGGATGCCTCTGCCCTCTGGTCCACCAGTAGCCCATTGCTTGAGCATGTATCCGAGTTCGGGCCGGCCGTACTCAATGGTCCAACCATCCTCAGTCTGGTGTGGCATGGGGAACGCGGATCGCATAAGGCTCTTTTGGAACTCGGTTGGAGTTTCTGGGAAGCCAAAGTCAAACCCGGCGGGCGGGCCAAAGGTAGAGATGGGACGCTCGGTAGCCCCGACGGGAATACCAGAGTTGTATAAATGCGCGAGCTCCGGAACCGGGATAGGATGAACTGGGACAGGTTGGATTTCTTGTGCCGGGTCCTGTGGCTTTTTGTCCACAGGATAACCATTTTCGTTGAGGTTTTGatcgaagccatcttcaGACGCAACGGGTTGATTTAGCGTCGACGTTTCAGAAGGCAGGTTgggtggtggaggtggaTATTGATGAGGTTGCATGAACTTTTGGTGTGGAAGTGCGGTGATACGATCCTCGTTCTCAGCCCGGAGTTCGCGCTCGCGTTCCGGATCACCCTGTGCCTCAGCTTGAATAAAAGCCGAGTTTCGCTTCGAAGCAATTCCTGCGACGAAGCCATCAAGTTTGTCGTGGAGCTTGTGAGTCAAGGCTCGGCTGGCTCCCCCATTGACGGGAGCAGTCATGAGCTGCCCGGGCCGATTACGAACTGCTCCAGTGACAAAAAACTTGCAGCTTACGCTCTCGGGAGGCGCAGATTCACGGCAGATGCGCAGCTCTTCTCGGAACCAGTCCATGTCTTCCAGCTTTTTCATAGCCCAAACGACTACAACTTTCCTGCTGATGGCTTTGCCATCACGCATTCGCTTTACCAGGTAGAGAAGCTGAGAAATCAGTGAAGTAATGCCACTTCCACCCGCAATGAGGATGCAAGTGTCAAAAGCAGCCAAATCGCGCGTCATCCCGCCGTATGGGCCATCTAGAAACGCACGGTATGTATGAAACGGGCCCTTCTCGATTGCAGTTTCTAGAACCTTGCGAGTAAAGCCACCATATGCTTTGAAGAGGAGAATACAATCTCGGTAATTCTCTCCATACTCGGAAGGGAAATCTTCGCTGCAGAGAGATGAAATAGTGAATGGATGGTTGTCGAAGAAGGAAATGCCAGGCATGCGAAGGTAAACATATTGGCCCGGCTTCCATCGCATCTGAGTAGGTATAGTGACTTTGATTGCGTTCTCAGCCATTAGGGTAATGGCAGCCTCATCCCCGACCATGAAAGACAATCGTCCTGGCTTGGCCCAGTTTAGCTTGAAGAGTCGTGCGATATTGCAAGCTCCCCAGATGGCCACAGTTACATAGAGATAGTCCCAGGTCATCAGACGATTCTTGGTATGCCAGAACAATACGCCAACGTACAAGATGCCGACTGGAACGTGGCACATGACAAACAATTCGTAGGCAACTCTTCGGATCCAAGGGAAAGAGG is drawn from Trichoderma atroviride chromosome 7, complete sequence and contains these coding sequences:
- a CDS encoding uncharacterized protein (EggNog:ENOG41~TransMembrane:8 (o54-74i168-187o207-233i245-264o284-308i315-332o344-361i489-509o)) — encoded protein: MAPQVQELTLQATRSVSDVVKRILIPLTPTSPPGLIQANTVDPWAKAGKYALGWTYFAAALSGCVFLVRVWHYWQDKIRQAIYKQQVEAHYRDTYNVDAEFVMDAIRSGTASEFFTEGNHIGENKFRPKAHFSSIGFVNDTLALFRWVFYRSIPDIAIGKFRFTFSSLAVLTATFIALAFVTLYTFLQQPLYWESIRFGAPPVAIRAGMLSVALTPWIVATSMKSNLLTLFLGIGPERLNVFHRWLSYIALFLALVHMIPFYVQPVWDDNGMSIWVSVFPPGSGIIYGSGIACIVPLIWLCVTSFPWIRRVAYELFVMCHVPVGILYVGVLFWHTKNRLMTWDYLYVTVAIWGACNIARLFKLNWAKPGRLSFMVGDEAAITLMAENAIKVTIPTQMRWKPGQYVYLRMPGISFFDNHPFTISSLCSEDFPSEYGENYRDCILLFKAYGGFTRKVLETAIEKGPFHTYRAFLDGPYGGMTRDLAAFDTCILIAGGSGITSLISQLLYLVKRMRDGKAISRKVVVVWAMKKLEDMDWFREELRICRESAPPESVSCKFFVTGAVRNRPGQLMTAPVNGGASRALTHKLHDKLDGFVAGIASKRNSAFIQAEAQGDPERERELRAENEDRITALPHQKFMQPHQYPPPPPNLPSETSTLNQPVASEDGFDQNLNENGYPVDKKPQDPAQEIQPVPVHPIPVPELAHLYNSGIPVGATERPISTFGPPAGFDFGFPETPTEFQKSLMRSAFPMPHQTEDGWTIEYGRPELGYMLKQWATGGPEGRGILGRRTAVFVCGPPGMRVGVANSVAKLQAEIWGDDELEEIFLHTENYAL